A stretch of the Cytobacillus luteolus genome encodes the following:
- a CDS encoding glucose 1-dehydrogenase: protein MKFENQVVVITGAGNGIGRGIALEYANQGAKVVVADIDETGGHQVISEIKKMNRDATYIKTDVSKPDEIVELMTQTINTYGTIDILINNTGISRWKSLFELDVEEWDTILNTNLRSVFLCSREAAKYMKNNASGGSIVNMASTRAFMSEKNSEAYAASKGGIIALTHALAISLGEYNITVNSISPGWIEVVDYNSLRDEDHKQHPSGKVGQPDDIARACLFLTNPENNFITGENMIIDGGMTRKMIYEE, encoded by the coding sequence ATGAAATTTGAAAATCAAGTTGTCGTCATTACAGGAGCGGGAAATGGAATTGGAAGAGGAATTGCTCTTGAATATGCAAACCAAGGTGCGAAAGTTGTTGTAGCGGATATAGATGAGACAGGTGGGCACCAAGTCATTTCTGAAATAAAAAAGATGAATCGAGATGCTACCTACATAAAAACAGATGTTTCAAAACCAGATGAGATTGTTGAACTAATGACACAAACGATAAATACATATGGAACAATCGATATTTTAATCAATAATACTGGAATTTCACGATGGAAGTCATTGTTTGAGCTTGATGTCGAGGAATGGGATACGATACTTAACACAAACCTTCGAAGTGTTTTCTTATGTTCAAGAGAAGCTGCAAAATATATGAAAAACAATGCTAGTGGTGGTTCAATTGTAAATATGGCATCTACACGTGCTTTCATGTCTGAAAAGAATTCCGAAGCCTATGCAGCGTCTAAGGGTGGAATTATTGCGTTAACACATGCACTAGCCATTTCCCTAGGTGAATACAACATTACGGTTAACTCCATTAGCCCAGGTTGGATTGAGGTTGTGGATTATAACTCATTACGAGATGAAGATCATAAACAACATCCATCGGGAAAAGTGGGGCAACCAGATGATATTGCGAGAGCCTGCCTGTTTTTAACCAATCCAGAAAATAATTTTATAACTGGTGAAAATATGATTATTGACGGTGGTATGACAAGGAAAATGATTTATGAGGAGTAA
- a CDS encoding nucleoside hydrolase, producing the protein MQKILLFGDPGIDDSLAIIYGLLHPNIDIVGIVTSYGNVSQEQTEQNAAYLLSLAGREDIPLISGAKYPLSGESVTFYPEIHGPEGLGPIRPPDNIVPNIVNFDEVFTIIERYENELIIVDVGRSSSLAIAFILGGDIMNKVKAFYLMGGAFLVPGNVTAKAEANFHGDPIATNLVVERGRNVTIIPLNVTNEAIATPEVINYISRMSDNPFAPLIEPIFDYYFEAYKKNVPGIQGAPLHDVVTLSAIVNPTMLEYTSRRVTIELFGKTKGESIADFRPTPDLEPFPTLDRIGMQLNYQLFMQDFVNIMTRSNV; encoded by the coding sequence ATGCAGAAAATTCTTCTATTCGGCGATCCGGGGATTGATGATTCATTAGCTATTATATACGGGTTACTGCATCCAAACATTGATATTGTAGGCATAGTTACTAGCTATGGAAACGTGAGTCAAGAGCAAACTGAGCAAAATGCGGCATACTTACTTTCGTTAGCGGGTAGAGAAGATATTCCATTAATTTCAGGTGCCAAATATCCTTTAAGTGGAGAGAGTGTTACTTTTTATCCAGAAATACACGGTCCAGAAGGGTTAGGGCCAATTCGTCCACCAGATAATATCGTTCCTAATATAGTCAACTTTGATGAAGTGTTTACGATTATTGAAAGGTATGAAAATGAACTCATCATAGTTGATGTTGGTCGGTCATCTTCTTTAGCCATTGCCTTTATTCTCGGTGGGGACATTATGAATAAGGTTAAGGCATTTTATCTAATGGGTGGAGCGTTTTTGGTACCTGGAAATGTGACAGCCAAGGCTGAAGCTAATTTTCATGGTGATCCGATTGCAACAAATTTAGTTGTAGAGCGGGGGAGAAATGTTACGATTATTCCATTAAACGTCACTAACGAAGCGATTGCTACTCCTGAAGTTATAAATTATATAAGTAGAATGAGTGATAATCCATTCGCTCCGTTAATTGAGCCAATCTTTGACTATTATTTTGAAGCGTACAAGAAAAATGTCCCTGGCATTCAAGGAGCACCACTCCATGATGTGGTGACATTAAGTGCCATAGTTAATCCTACAATGCTTGAATATACATCTAGAAGAGTCACAATCGAGCTTTTTGGTAAGACGAAGGGTGAGTCAATTGCAGATTTTCGACCAACACCTGATCTAGAGCCATTTCCAACACTTGACCGAATTGGAATGCAACTAAACTACCAACTATTTATGCAGGATTTCGTAAATATTATGACGAGGAGTAACGTCTAA